The segment GACCACTACATGGACTTCGTCCACGATATCCCGATCGAACAACTGCTCCATTACGACGCCCGGCTGGACCAGGCCCTCTCCCGGATTGACGCGCAGAAGGCGATATTCACCAACGCCTCGCGCCAGCATGCCGAACGGGTGCTGGAGGCGCTGGGCATCCGCCGGCATTTCTCCCGCATCATCGAAGTACGCGATGTGGGCTGGGAGGGCAAGCCCGACCCGGCCGCCTATGCCCGCCTGGTGGAACTGCTCGGGACCCGGCCGGAACGCATCATGTTGGTGGAGGACAATCTGCGCAATCTGCGGCCGGCGGCCCAATTGGGCATGATCACCGTGCTGGTGGACGGCGAGGGCCAGGGCGAAGTGGACTTCGTCATTGACGAGGTGTGGCAGATCGGCGACGTGTACGCGGCGTTTTGCCAGCACTGCCACCCGGAACGTACGTAACAACTATATCATCCGCGACAAGGAGGTTGCGATGTTGAAATCCCCGATGGACGGTCAGTGGACGACCAATTGGGAGCTTCAGTATGCCCAGCGCACCCAGGCCATGACGAGCTCCATCATCCGAGACCTGCTGAAGCTCACCCAACAGCCGGATGTCATCTCCTTCGCCGGCGGACTGCCGGCCCCCGAACTGTTTCCCATCCGCGAGTTCAAAGAGGCCTGCGCCTATATCCTCGAGCACGACGGCGCCCGCGCCCTGCAGTACGGTCCCACCGACGGCTACCCACCGCTGAAAGAGTTCCTGGTGGAGAAGATGCAGAAATACGGCGTGCCGGCGGAGATGGAGAACGTGCTCATCACCAACGGCTCCCAGCAGGCGCTGGACCTCATTGGCAAGGTCTTCATCAACCGCGGCGATGTCATCGTCACCGAGGCGCCCACTTA is part of the Anaerolineae bacterium genome and harbors:
- a CDS encoding pyrimidine 5'-nucleotidase; amino-acid sequence: METREAAGRAGPPVGERKPPLDYVVFDLDETIYPRDAGVMQAIGRRITEYLQKYLGLTYEDAVALRRRYVREYGTTLRGLRRHHQIDPDHYMDFVHDIPIEQLLHYDARLDQALSRIDAQKAIFTNASRQHAERVLEALGIRRHFSRIIEVRDVGWEGKPDPAAYARLVELLGTRPERIMLVEDNLRNLRPAAQLGMITVLVDGEGQGEVDFVIDEVWQIGDVYAAFCQHCHPERT
- a CDS encoding PLP-dependent aminotransferase family protein; protein product: MLKSPMDGQWTTNWELQYAQRTQAMTSSIIRDLLKLTQQPDVISFAGGLPAPELFPIREFKEACAYILEHDGARALQYGPTDGYPPLKEFLVEKMQKYGVPAEMENVLITNGSQQALDLIGKVFINRGDVIVTEAPTYLGALQAWNLFGPRYVTVPSDDDGMQVDKLEEILKREKVKFIY